The sequence below is a genomic window from Haematobia irritans isolate KBUSLIRL chromosome 3, ASM5000362v1, whole genome shotgun sequence.
TTGCAAACTCGAAGGCAAAACGCAAGAAAAATTCATATAGAATATAAATCTGTTCCGAGAGAAACTATAGGTTATAGAACTGCATTATAGTATAAAGAAAAAAGTGAAAgtgttttgaaaaataaaataaaataaatcaaacaAACGTAAAAACCGTACAATGTTCAAAAGTGCAATACGTTACCTTTCATCGACAACATCAACAACAAGCGGCTTAAGAAATAAATTGGGCATATTAGGTGTACCCTTTTCAAAGGGTCAACGCAAAGCTGGTGTAGAACGAGCTCCAGATTTATTAAGAGAGCATGGTTTAATAACCAAGCTGCAGCAATCTTCGGGAGGTATACATTTTAGGATCCATTCTAATtacgaattttatttgtacaaaatgtcTGTATTTGAAAAGCATCTTATAGTATGTTCAATTGTAAATTAATTATCGCTAATGGATAACATTGTCGATAACACAATCGagtgtaaaatataaaaaaaaatatttgttattttagcaAAGAGTTACTGCTTTCGGATGCTTGTATAcactcaaatttttttgttcctaatttcacaaaaaaattgccatctgtatcaaaaacaaaattgtaccATGTATAATTGCTGGTGCCAGAAATTGCGCGAATTCGTATGGAattgaaaatcgaaaattttcatttccgaAATATATCGTGCCATGTCACTCACTCAGTGTTGCATACAATTTCATAATCTGCAGTCTCTAACTAAAATCGTAATGTTTCGAACACAATGTGCGAAACGCAACGCTTACCTTCTGTACATTATTTTGCGATGACCGAAACAAGTCAAACTGGATTTTTTTGAGATTCTCTACCTGTATtcgaaaatgtatagaaatcaaattttgacaaaattttctatatagaaataaaattttgacaaaatgttctacatagaaataaaattttgaaaaaaattttctatagaaataaaattttgaaaaaattttctataaaaataaacttctgacaaaattttttgtaaaaataaaattttgagaaaaattttctatataaataaaattttctatgtagaaataaaattttgacaaaattttttacataaataaaattttgagaaaaattttctatagaaataaaattttgagaaaattttctatagaaataacctattgagaaatttttctatagaaataaacttttgacaaaattttctgtagaaatagaattttgagaaaaaatatctatagaaataaaattttgacaaaattttctatatagaaataaaattttgacaaaattttctattgtaggcactttatataataaaaatattttaaatactatttttggaaaaaaacaagCCAGGagaattattttacaatttatgtatgattgtgaaaaaaaaataataaattcatttggttactgacatttcaattaaacgttttgttttattaaaagaatccttatactatatagaaataaaattttgacaaaatttttaacagaaataaaattttgagaaaaattttctatagaaataaaattttgacaaaattttctaaagaaataaaatgtttacaaaattttctatagaaataaaattttgacaaaattttcaatatagaaaaaaaatcaattttctatagaaataaaattttgagaaaaaatgtctatggaaataaaaattttacaaaattttctatatagaaataaaatgttgacaaaatgttctacatagaaataaaattttgaaaaaaaatctatagaaataaaattttgacaaaatgttctacatagaaataaagttttgaaaaaaaaaaattctatagaaataaacttttgacaaagttttctgtagaaaaaaattttgagaaaaatatagaaataaacttttgaaaaaattttctatagaaataaacttttgacaaagttttctgtagaaatataattttgagaaaaattttctatacaaataaaattttgaccaaattttctatataaaaataaaattttgacaaaatgttctatatagaaataaaattttgacaaaaaatataataaaaatattttaaatactatttttggaaaaacaagCCAGGAGAATTATATTACAATTTATGAATGattgtgaaattttcaattaaacggaagttttattaaaagaatCCTTAtactatacagaaataaaattttgacaaaattttttatagaaataaattttgagagtaattttctatagaaataaaattttgacaacattttctaaagaaataaaatgtttacaaaattttctatagaaataaaattttgacaaaattttctatagaaataaaatgttgacaaaattttctatatagaaaaaaaaaatcacaaaatattcaacatagaagtaaaatgttgacaaaattttcaatagaaataaatttttgacaaaattttcaatagaaataaaattttgacaaaattttctatataaaaataaaattttgacaaaattttctatatagaaataaaatttcacaaaattttctatatagaaataaaattttgacaaaatgttctacatagaaataaaattttttagaaaaattttctatagaaataaaattttgacaaactgttctacatagaaataaaattttgagaaaaattttttatagaaataaaattttgagaaaaatatagaaataaaattttgaaaaaatttctatagaaataaacttttgacaaatttttctgtagaaatttgagagaaattttctatatagaaataaaattgacaaaatgttctatatagaaataaaattttgacaaaattttctattgtaggcactttatataataaaaatattttaaatactatttttggaaaaacaagCCAGGAGAATTATATTACAATTTATGAATGattgtgaaaacaaaaataaattcatttggttactgacatttcaattaaacggaagttttattaaaaaaaaaaatacttatactatatagaaatacaattttgacaaaatttttttatataaataaaattttgagaaaatttttctatagaaataaaatgttgacaaaattgactatatagaaaaaaaaatcacaaaatattcaacataaaaataaatttttgacaaaattttcaatagaaataaaattttgacaaaatttccttaaagaaataaaattttggcaaaattgtctatatagaaacaaaattttgacaaaatgttccatatagaaataaaattttgagaaaaaaattttatagaaataaaattttgacaaactgttctacatagaaataaaattttgaaaaagtgttctatagaaatattttatatagatataaaattttgaaaaaattttctataaaaataaacttttgacaaaattttttgtagaaatagaattttgagaaaaattttctatataaataaaattttgacaaaattttccatatagaaataaaatattgacaaaattttttatatacaaaattttgagaaaaaatttctatagaaataaaatttttacaaaattttctatataaaaataaattttgacaaaattgtctatatagaaataaaattttgacaaaatgttatacgtagaaatacaattttgaaaaaattttctatagaaataaaattttgagaaaaattttctatagaaataaaaaaaaaattttctgattcaatcacgaaatttattgatccaattaatttttaattgaaatgtcttcaatcacagaaatgatagtatcaattaaaaaattaattgaaggtcaattaaatagttaattgatccaattaaaaaattaattgatactattatttttgtgattgatttttgtttcaattaaaaaatttgttgaatcaattaaatttttaattgaatattttttaaaactcaattaaaattttaattggaaaatttttcgtgaaatttgtttgtgtgtagaaacaaaattttgacaaaatgttccatatagaaatacaattttgagaaaaaaattttatagaaataaaattttgacaaactgttctacatagaaataaaattttgagaaaaattttctatataaataaaattttgacaaaattttccatatagaaataaaatgttgacaaaattttttatataaataaaattttgagaaaaattttctttagaaataaaattttgagaaaattttctatagaaataaacttttgagaaatttttctatagaaataaactgtttacaaaattttttgtagaaatataattttgagaaaaattttttatagaaataaaattttgacaaaattttctattgtaggtACTTTatataatacaaatattttaaatatgaatgattgtgaaaaaaaaaattaaaaattcattcggTTAGTGACATTTCAATTATACGgaagttttattaaaagaatCCTTAtactaaatagaaataaacttttgacaaaattttcgatagaaataaaatgttgacaaaattttctgaagaaaaaaatgttctatggaaataaaattttgataaaattttctttagaaatattcatttttgaaaaaggttaaaccgatttctcgaagCAATTcccacaaaaatttccaaatttaggaaaattccccaccaagtccccaactcagaaattcaGTCCCCATTCATGAAAAAATATctcaaatttggagaaaaagccccaatactggcaacgctGCCTTTAAAGACAATTATTACATATAAGAAAACTGTTTGTTATAATCATatacatttataaaataaatttctttcttataggaatatatttcacaaaaatatgttttagaaaaaagtaacaaaatttcGGTTCAtagttttaaaatgttttttataaaaaaagttcaaatagaaaatttaagaactCCTAtctgaacaataaaataaacaaaacttaaaaaaaatgcagTCAATATGTACTCGTACTTTTTAAATGTGATTAGTTTTATAGTCTTTCGTGATACCACTCGTTCGCTAATTAGCTACGATttaaaataatctaaaaaagaaaaagttacaaattatattaaataactTCAACataatagaataaaaaaaaaaactaaaaaaatcgacacataaaagtttcttatagaaaactttttataatgGGATTTTGGTCTTGTGTGATTGCCAGATTTCTCATTTTATCAGTTTTTTTCTTATACGCGTTTTTCttatatgaaacatttttcGCACCAAAACAATGCAAAAGGATATGGTATTTGCTACATTGTTTTATAagcgttttttttcttatatgagatgtgcttatatccgttacctaataggtacttttagttattgtggtatcacaatggactgaatagtctcagtGGCCCTAAaccaaatcgggctgccactttaacctaaactGCAATGTAATGCCAACAATTTTTTGCCATTTACtagtaggcaaaattttatttctatagaaaaattttgttaaaattgtatttcaatagaaaatttggtcaacattttattttttattttaagtacctcttagttggagaggaacattagtcaaaatctaccaaaacatcaagaattctaccaatttataaatagtaaaaaatctaccatttttgatagagtTCTACCAAATGTGACAACCTTATGCCCTATGTCATAACGCTGAGCCATTGTCCTATTTGGTAAGTTCAGAAGAATTCCCCTACTTGGCCCTGAAATTGGCGATACATTGAATGACGGCGTATATACCTCAGGTTTGATTTGTTGTGACGCCATACCAGAtattcgtaataggtacctataaTGTTCAGCTCGACGGTTGAATGACTTAAAGTCGCCTTACAAACCAATCTACAGAtatgatgggagccaccgtggtgcaatggttagcatgcccgccttgcatacacaaggtcgtgggttcgattcctgcttcgaccgaacaccaaaaagtttttcagcggtggattatcctacctgagtaatgctggtgacatttctgagggtttcaaagcttctctaagtggtttcactgcaatggggaacgccgtttggactcggctataaaaaggaggtcccttgtcattgagcttaacatggaatcgggcagcactcagtgataagagagaagttcaccaatgtgatatcacaatggactgaatagtctaagtgagcctgatacatcgagctgtcacctaacctaacctaacctacagatATGATCGTTTAAGTGGCCTTAAAGATTGATTCATTAATTTTatctgttaggttaggttaggttaaagtggcagctcgattaagtttcagcctcacttagactatacagtccattgtgatacaacatttaactaaaagtacctattacatatgggcacttctagttttaaccactgaactttctctattattttcttttgttgttgaacattaacagactgcttaagttaacgttttccaggtccgccagtaatctaaaactatatgcccctaaaatttgcttacgcgttacacaaaatgcaggacactcacacaagaggtgtttaattgattccttttcctccgcatcatgacagctcatacaatagtcattatacttcgcaccaatagtttttgcaaattcgcctatcaggcagcgacccgttatagcagatatcagaattgatatctgacgtcttgagaacactagcatatttaGTGTGCGGttaaagtttaaatggggccatatttgcttggtgtcgttacaacctttgcaattttcccatcgaacatttgccaccatgacggccttctcacgaagtatgagcttgcaggttgccagagacataccaacgattctagttcccctggaatatgtaaggtagttcctagccttgctaacacatctgcttcgcagttccccggtatgtttacccatattaggtgaatattgtactgctcagtcatcgcgttgagagatttgcggcagtcgatggcctttttcgagtaaaggaacacagagtgcaaggattttattgcaggttgactgtctgagtatatattaatgccaacaatttttggaacgttacttctcagccaattcgccacctcttttattgctaatatttcagccagaGAACCACtacagtgcactgaaaaaacagtgaacccaccaggaagaaaacttttggttaattttagaaaatttttaatatttttagaaatttttaactaaacagtattacaaacgctggcatcacgccgatatgacaaaaataagtaaatatttttcgacaaattcaagaaaatttattatacataaataatttttttcacttgataagaaaattttgtagtttgaaggaaaaaattggagttcaaaattgcaagaatggctttagtgacatatgaagttcatgatggatgtatttttaataaaatttacaaatttaaagaaataatgaactattttgtgagaaatacgaatttaggaaatctttatgcttaatttttgtataattttcccccgatttttagttcatttaactaacatacgcaaaaaattattaaagtaaatgaaactttctctaaacataataattctatgaactaatataaagttaaattggctttagtgaaatagagagttcacttttttttgagtgtgattaggtaatcctttcgctattcgaagttccagatctttagaatatactccgaaacccattgtccatccaatttggagccatcagtgtagaaatctatatatcttttattccccggggtcaccacgcctcactgttgggaattcgagtttcaaactttttgtcgaagtgGTTTCCCAGAGTGTaaaccactacgttaggcacatctcttTTTTATCTGtagttcattttattttcgGAACAGTCCTTTAGGGTCTAGTTTACTAAAGCCCATGATttcttattaaattaaaacaaacttaCGACACTTAATTTTTATTCAGTATTTGAAGAACATCATTAAACATTTATCGCACCAAACCACTGCTAAAGGACATGGTGTTATTGCTACCTTTTTTATATGCGTTTTCGTTTTTCTTATATGATATGTGCGTATATCCGTTACCTAACGTGTTACCTATTGTacctatatgtaataggtacttttagttaatgtggtatcacaatggactgaatagtctaagtgcgcctaaatcaaatcgggctgcaactttaacctaacctaacatgcaATGTAATCCCAACAATTTTTGTCATATACTAGTAGGCAAAACGGCAactaaattttctcttaatATGTTAGCACCTTCATTGGTGAGTCTCTTTTGAAACGTACCCAAATAAGGACAtttaaaatgtataaataaaacatttaaatgtaataatttaaacatttaaaatgtaataaataatgTATAATAAGGACATTTAAAATGTATAAATATAAGTATTCAACGaaagttttccaattaaagtcttaattgagttttaaaaaatattcaattaaaaatttcattgtttcgacaaattttttaattgaaacaaaaatcaatcacaaaaattaatagtatcaattaattttttaattggatcaattagttttttttaattgactttcaaataattttttaattggtactatcatttcaattaaaaattaattggacacTTAATTTCGTtatcgaaaacaaaaaatatgttttttatgtgtagtaagtttccttaaagttttatcatTGATTGGGGcagcatttttacaaaaatatatgaaaatctttatcactttattccattttgaATTTCGGCAAATTTTCGCCAATATATCTACAATGTCAAAATTCCACGcactttttaaaatatatgactTTATGGTTTTAAACTCCTCAATAATTCCTCGCCCCTATTTTAGACTCTTTCGTTTGTTGATTTGTTTACATGTTGTTTTGTGTTTTCAACGCACTCGACGCATTGAAAAGTTCGCCAACTTCATGCGTCATATGCTTTTTATCGTGTAAAGATTGAGTTACATACTATGCGTTTATGCGTCCGTTGATGgaagagttgaattttctctttgaaagcaacagtTTTGTTAGAGTGCTTCACACTGAACAATATCAACCCATGATTAACGCATGCTATGTGACTCACCCTTAACTCAAACATAGTAGTTcccaaattttaactttttttacaaTAGCATATAACGTACGCACTCTGATTACAATTTGGTGTGTTACTCAGGGACCagtcctgagcaatattgccaaagacattaTGCATCTAACTCGTCTCATTCTGAGTGTTCCAAATATATGCaccaacttataataccctattccacagtggTTCAGGTatacaatagttttttttctgtgtagtagatGCCTCATGatagtttttttctgtgtagtagatGCCTCAATTTTTAACCTGTCTATCTTCAATATTATCTCTAACATATTAGTCTGCCTTTTTTGCATTACTTACCTTAAATAGTTACTTTTCGCCCAATAAACAGAACCCTttggaaaagatttgaattcaatACGATTTCAAATGTTATAGAAAGTTAtatcaagaaaaattaaagtgcaACTAATAAATGTGAACAccaataataaatattaatatgaatgatttaaaaataatatcgaaaagtatatttttgtaataaaaaaaaatagatatatgaaaataaaatttggtttgaaatttatattatttatttatttttattataatttaatttaatttaatttaatttaattaattaatttttacaatagCATATAACGTACGCACTCTGATTACAATTTGGTGTGTTACTCAGGGACCagtcctgagcaatattgccaaagacattaTGCATCTAACTCGTCTCATTCTGAGTGTTCCAAATATATGCaccaacttataataccctattccacagtggTTCAGGTatacaatagttttttttctgtgtagtagatGCCTCATGatagtttttttctgtgtagtagatGCCTCAATTTTTAACCTGTCTATCTTCAATATTATCTCTAACATAATAGTCTGCCTTTTTTGCATTACTTACCTTAAATAGTTACTTTTCGCCCAATAAACAGAAccctttggaaaatatttgaattcaataCGATTTCAAATGTTATACTGTGAAAGCGTAATGAATTGAAATATATCTCAAATCTTTATGTGTAATGGGCTACTATTAATTTAATCTCTCTTTATATATCAATGAAATGCCTAACGTTCCCCAAGAATAAAACAAAtccattcattttattttaaggaaatttattaatttcggATTATGGTAATTTGGATTATAAACTCATTGATGATTCTCAGACTCCTGcccaatataaaaatatgaaaaactatgGATCGTTTATGAACTGCAACAGAGCCTTAATAGAAAAAATACCTCAAATTCTTCAAGAGCAAGATCAATTCTTGTGTTTGGGAGGAGATCATGCCATTGGATTTGGTAAGTTTTCCGATGAATGCAACCCAACTTACCGTTTAttcatttattacatttttctaaaacaaaacacAACCTGTATATAAAGGTTCCGTAGCTGGTCACTTAGTACATTCACCCAATTTATCATTAGTATGGGTGGATGCACATGCTGATATAAATTTACACTCAACCAGTGCTTCAGGAAATATACATGGGATGCCTGTATCGTTTCTGCTGCAAGAATTAAGAGATTTCTGGAAACATGCACATTTAGATGATATAGCACCAAAATGGTAAgtttaacaaagcaaaaaactcattttatttttcgattttattcataaaaaattataaaaaataatttgttttaaaaacaaatttatttatattcggtaaaagtatatatattttaatataaactctttattttcaaaaaaatatcacagCGTCATTATTTCAGCTTCTTTGttagataaaaatttctgtttttctttttctttaattcatcagtcttaatttttatttttgtactaaGAATAGAGATTAGAAAGGGATCAGGCCTAGCTCCAAGGAATAATATTCTTGATTGTAATATATTGAAAACTAAAAATGTGTGAAATCATAGGAAAcagaaaattaattcaaatagaAAGTTATATCAGGAAAAATTAAAGTGCAACTAATAAATGTGAACaccaataataaataataaatattaatatgaatgatttaaaaataataccgaaaagtatatttttgtaataagaaaatagatatatgaaaataaaatttggtttgaaatttttattatttatttataatttttattataatttaatttaatttaatttaatttaatttaattttatttaatttaacttaatttaatttaatttaatttaagttaatttaatttaatttaatttaatttaatttaatttaatttaatttaatttaatttaatttaatttaatttaatttaatttaatttaatttaatttaatttaatttaatttaatttaatttaatttaatttaatttaatttaatttaatttaatttaatttaat
It includes:
- the arg gene encoding arginase; its protein translation is MFKSAIRYLSSTTSTTSGLRNKLGILGVPFSKGQRKAGVERAPDLLREHGLITKLQQSSGGNLLISDYGNLDYKLIDDSQTPAQYKNMKNYGSFMNCNRALIEKIPQILQEQDQFLCLGGDHAIGFGSVAGHLVHSPNLSLVWVDAHADINLHSTSASGNIHGMPVSFLLQELRDFWKHAHLDDIAPKCLRADQLVYIGLRDIDPYEAYILNKLGIRAFAMDSVDKYGISKIMEMTLDALDVNNKIHISFDIDALDTTIAPSTGTAVNGGLSLREGLYIVEALSKTKRVQGVDLVEVNPSLGSQNDVNITLSAAMEILKIVCGGYRRGGSYDNIDETIFKK